A window from Microbacterium ginsengiterrae encodes these proteins:
- a CDS encoding uracil-DNA glycosylase — MEGRSLAQLAEDGLIDHGWAQALAPAAETIRRLGDRLREEQAEGAGYLPSGTQVLRAFQRPLDEVRVLITGQDPYPTPGHPIGLSFAVDAAVRPLPRSLSNIYAERQSDLGIPPAPHGDLTAWSDQGVMLLNRVLTVRPGAPASHRGWGWEEVTELAIRTLAARDAPLVAILWGKDAARAEPMLGDTPVIASAHPSPLSARRGFFGSRPFSRANALLEEQGAAPVDWRVSGEL; from the coding sequence GTGGAGGGACGGTCCCTGGCGCAGCTCGCCGAGGACGGCCTGATCGATCATGGCTGGGCGCAGGCCCTCGCTCCGGCTGCTGAGACGATCCGCCGGCTGGGAGATCGGTTGCGCGAGGAGCAGGCGGAAGGGGCGGGCTACCTGCCCAGCGGCACCCAGGTGCTGCGCGCGTTCCAGCGCCCGCTCGACGAGGTCCGTGTGCTGATCACGGGGCAGGATCCGTACCCGACGCCCGGGCATCCGATCGGGCTGTCCTTCGCCGTCGACGCCGCCGTGCGCCCGCTTCCGAGGAGCCTGTCGAACATCTACGCCGAACGGCAGAGTGATCTCGGCATCCCGCCGGCACCCCACGGCGACCTCACCGCCTGGAGCGACCAGGGCGTGATGCTCCTCAACAGAGTGCTCACGGTGCGGCCCGGCGCTCCTGCGTCGCATCGCGGCTGGGGGTGGGAAGAGGTCACCGAGCTCGCCATCCGAACGCTCGCGGCGCGCGATGCGCCGCTGGTCGCGATCTTGTGGGGGAAGGATGCCGCGAGGGCCGAGCCGATGCTGGGGGACACCCCGGTGATCGCCTCCGCGCATCCGTCTCCGCTCTCCGCGCGCCGCGGGTTCTTCGGCTCGCGTCCCTTCTCCAGGGCCAACGCGTTGCTCGAGGAGCAGGGGGCCGCGCCCGTCGACTGGCGCGTCTCGGGTGAACTATAA
- a CDS encoding GNAT family N-acetyltransferase, producing MQFEPGDQRRRLPRHLQAPAPEPDRFAFEIRAARAGDLPDVRGIYNHYVANSVVTFDEKPSTHRYWREKFDLLTRLKLPFLVAVTPTGQVIGYALVQPWASKSAYRYTVENSIYLGPGAGGKGLGTALLQALIAACEQIGLREIVAVISDSGAEASIRLHERNGFVEVGRMGRVGFKFGRSLGTVYLQRSLTPVRRRRRRG from the coding sequence GTGCAGTTCGAACCCGGAGACCAGCGTCGACGACTGCCGCGCCACCTGCAGGCACCAGCCCCGGAGCCCGATCGGTTCGCCTTCGAGATCCGCGCGGCCAGGGCCGGGGATCTCCCCGATGTGCGCGGCATCTACAACCACTACGTCGCCAACTCCGTGGTGACGTTCGACGAGAAGCCGTCGACGCACCGCTACTGGCGCGAGAAGTTCGATCTGCTGACGCGACTCAAGCTGCCGTTCCTCGTGGCGGTCACCCCGACAGGACAGGTGATCGGTTACGCCCTGGTGCAGCCGTGGGCGAGCAAGTCCGCCTACCGCTACACGGTCGAGAACTCGATCTATCTCGGGCCCGGTGCCGGTGGCAAGGGACTCGGCACCGCCCTCCTCCAGGCGCTGATCGCCGCGTGCGAGCAGATCGGTCTTCGCGAGATCGTCGCGGTGATCAGCGACAGCGGGGCGGAGGCCTCCATCCGTCTGCACGAGCGCAACGGGTTCGTGGAGGTCGGGCGGATGGGCAGGGTCGGATTCAAGTTCGGCCGTTCGCTCGGAACGGTCTACCTGCAGCGTTCCCTCACGCCGGTGCGTCGGCGTCGCCGGCGGGGATGA
- a CDS encoding ABC transporter permease, translated as MIRYTLTRGVLLIAGLLVSSVLIFLTLRVFPGDVAQLIAGTQASPATVAALRESLGLDRPLHVQYGEWIGGVLTGDLGTSQLSGASVGAEIAEKAQVTVPLGIMSLVIALLIAVPFGILSALLRGRAGGTALSVTAQALAAVPVIWAGMMLIVVFAVWLGWLPAQGFPRAGWDQPGQALRALVLPALTIGIVEGAMLLRFVRSATLQARGQDFVRTAAAKGLSRNRALIQHGIPAVGLSIVTVLGLQVAGIVVGSVIIEQLFTLPGIGRMLVADVGTRDLVKVQSELLVLTGLVLVIGFLVDLIHHFVDPRQREA; from the coding sequence TTGATCCGCTACACGCTCACACGAGGAGTCCTGCTGATCGCGGGGCTCCTCGTGTCGAGCGTGCTCATCTTCCTCACTCTTCGAGTCTTCCCAGGTGACGTCGCCCAGCTCATCGCCGGCACGCAGGCCTCCCCCGCCACCGTCGCCGCGCTGCGCGAATCGTTGGGGCTCGATCGGCCGCTGCACGTGCAGTACGGCGAGTGGATCGGCGGCGTGCTGACCGGCGACCTCGGCACGTCGCAGCTCAGCGGCGCGTCCGTCGGCGCAGAGATCGCGGAGAAGGCGCAGGTCACGGTGCCGCTGGGGATCATGTCCCTGGTGATCGCCCTCCTCATCGCCGTTCCGTTCGGCATCCTCTCCGCGCTCCTGCGCGGCCGCGCGGGGGGCACCGCGCTCAGTGTCACCGCACAGGCCCTCGCCGCCGTTCCGGTCATCTGGGCGGGCATGATGCTGATCGTCGTGTTCGCGGTCTGGCTCGGGTGGCTGCCCGCACAGGGGTTCCCCCGCGCCGGCTGGGACCAGCCGGGGCAGGCGCTGCGCGCCCTCGTGCTGCCGGCCCTGACCATCGGCATCGTGGAGGGCGCCATGCTCCTGCGGTTCGTCCGCAGCGCCACCCTGCAGGCCCGTGGACAGGATTTCGTTCGCACCGCCGCCGCGAAGGGGCTCAGCCGCAACCGCGCGCTGATCCAGCACGGCATCCCCGCCGTCGGCCTGTCCATCGTCACCGTGCTCGGACTCCAGGTCGCGGGGATCGTGGTCGGCTCCGTCATCATCGAACAGCTCTTCACGCTCCCCGGCATCGGACGGATGCTCGTCGCCGACGTCGGCACGCGCGACCTCGTCAAGGTGCAGAGCGAGCTGCTCGTCCTCACCGGCCTCGTCCTGGTGATCGGCTTCCTCGTCGATCTCATCCATCACTTCGTCGACCCGCGACAGAGGGAGGCCTGA
- a CDS encoding bifunctional o-acetylhomoserine/o-acetylserine sulfhydrylase, whose product MSAPETWRFETKQIHSGAAPDPVTKARATPIYQTTSYVFDNADHAANLFALAEFGNIYTRIQNPTQDVLEQRLAALEGGTGALVLSSGQAASTFAVLNIAQAGDHIVSSSSIYGGTYNLFKYTLAKLGVEVTFVENQDDIEEWRAAVRPNTKLFFGETIGNPKINVLDIRNVADVAHENGIPLIVDNTIATPYLIRPFEHGADIVVHSVTKFLGGHGTTIGGAIVDGGRFAWTENAAKFPELTEPDPSYHGAVYTTAVGDALAYIIKARVQLLRDLGSAIAPQSAWNLIQGIETLSLRIERHVQNAQEIAEWLENHADVASVNYSGLPSSPWYAKANEYAPKGVGAVLSFELKGGVEAGREFVNSLSLFSHLANIGDVRSLVIHPASTTHSQLTPEQQLTSGVTPGLVRLSVGLENIDDLKADLEGALAAARRVSEAARA is encoded by the coding sequence ATGTCCGCACCTGAGACCTGGCGTTTCGAGACCAAGCAGATCCACTCCGGCGCTGCGCCCGACCCGGTGACCAAGGCCCGCGCCACGCCGATCTACCAGACCACCTCCTACGTGTTCGACAACGCCGACCACGCGGCGAACCTGTTCGCCCTCGCCGAGTTCGGCAACATCTACACCCGCATCCAGAACCCCACGCAGGATGTCCTCGAACAGCGCCTCGCCGCGCTCGAGGGTGGCACGGGAGCACTGGTGCTCTCCAGCGGCCAGGCCGCGTCGACCTTCGCCGTGCTGAACATCGCACAGGCGGGCGACCACATCGTCTCGTCGAGCTCGATCTACGGCGGCACTTACAACCTGTTCAAGTACACCCTGGCCAAGCTCGGCGTCGAGGTGACCTTCGTCGAGAACCAGGACGACATCGAGGAGTGGCGCGCAGCCGTCCGTCCCAACACGAAGCTGTTCTTCGGCGAGACGATCGGCAACCCGAAGATCAACGTCCTCGACATCCGCAACGTCGCAGACGTCGCGCACGAGAACGGCATCCCGCTCATCGTCGACAACACGATCGCGACGCCGTACCTGATCCGTCCGTTCGAGCACGGTGCGGACATCGTCGTGCACTCGGTCACGAAGTTCCTCGGCGGACACGGCACGACCATCGGCGGCGCGATCGTCGACGGCGGACGGTTCGCATGGACGGAGAACGCCGCGAAGTTCCCCGAGCTCACCGAGCCCGACCCCTCCTACCACGGCGCGGTCTATACGACGGCGGTGGGTGACGCGCTCGCCTACATCATCAAGGCCAGGGTGCAGCTGCTGCGCGACCTCGGTTCGGCGATCGCCCCGCAGAGCGCGTGGAACCTCATCCAGGGCATCGAGACGCTGTCGCTGCGCATCGAGCGCCACGTGCAGAACGCGCAGGAGATCGCCGAGTGGCTCGAGAACCACGCCGACGTCGCGAGCGTCAACTACTCGGGCCTGCCCTCGTCGCCGTGGTACGCCAAGGCCAACGAGTACGCCCCCAAGGGCGTCGGTGCCGTGCTGTCCTTCGAGCTCAAGGGCGGTGTCGAAGCCGGTCGTGAGTTCGTCAACAGCCTCTCGCTGTTCAGCCACCTCGCCAACATCGGTGACGTCCGCTCGCTCGTGATCCACCCGGCATCGACGACCCACTCGCAGCTCACCCCGGAGCAGCAGCTCACCTCCGGTGTCACGCCGGGACTCGTCCGACTCTCGGTCGGTCTGGAGAACATCGACGACCTCAAAGCGGACCTCGAGGGCGCTCTGGCGGCCGCTCGCCGCGTCTCGGAGGCCGCTCGGGCCTGA
- a CDS encoding ABC transporter permease, which produces MPRWLHRLWGGATGRFGLIAVAAIALIALVALVWTPFNPLSTNVRDRWAAPGWPHLLGTDGTGRDILSLIMAGARTTVFVSVGAGIVATLVGIALAALGALTFRWMRETVAVLVDILIAFPVLIIAMMISSVWGGSLWVVVWSVGIGFGVNIARVTRPELRRVQQSDFVLAGRAAGLTPAQNLLRHLLPNAAPVFIVQLSWSMAVAVLAEAGLSYLGFGASVTEPSWGLLLSDLQRYIGIHPLSVIWPGLAITITVLALNLLGDALREATDPTLQHRSAATHTPAVVA; this is translated from the coding sequence ATGCCGCGCTGGCTGCATCGTCTGTGGGGCGGCGCGACGGGACGCTTCGGACTCATCGCCGTCGCGGCCATCGCCCTGATCGCGCTGGTCGCGCTCGTGTGGACGCCGTTCAACCCGCTCAGCACGAACGTCCGCGATCGGTGGGCGGCTCCAGGGTGGCCCCATCTGCTCGGGACGGACGGTACGGGGCGCGACATCCTCAGCCTCATCATGGCCGGCGCACGCACCACGGTCTTCGTCAGCGTCGGCGCCGGCATCGTGGCGACCCTGGTGGGAATCGCGCTCGCGGCCCTGGGAGCCCTGACGTTCCGCTGGATGCGCGAGACCGTCGCGGTGCTCGTCGACATCCTCATCGCCTTCCCCGTCCTCATCATCGCCATGATGATCTCCTCCGTGTGGGGCGGATCGCTGTGGGTGGTCGTCTGGTCCGTCGGCATCGGCTTCGGGGTGAACATCGCACGCGTCACTCGTCCGGAGCTGCGCCGTGTGCAGCAGAGCGACTTCGTGCTCGCCGGGCGCGCGGCAGGCCTCACCCCCGCGCAGAACCTCCTGCGGCACCTGCTGCCGAACGCCGCACCGGTGTTCATCGTGCAGTTGTCCTGGTCGATGGCCGTCGCCGTCCTCGCCGAGGCCGGTCTGTCGTACCTCGGATTCGGCGCCTCCGTCACGGAGCCGTCGTGGGGTCTGTTGCTCTCGGACCTGCAGCGGTACATCGGCATCCACCCGCTTTCGGTGATCTGGCCGGGACTCGCCATCACGATCACGGTGCTCGCCCTGAACCTGCTGGGCGACGCGCTGCGCGAAGCGACCGACCCGACCCTGCAGCATCGATCCGCGGCGACGCACACGCCGGCGGTGGTCGCATGA
- a CDS encoding SDR family oxidoreductase, which translates to MVTRRAVVTGASSGIGEATVRDLRDRGWDVVAVARRAERLQALAEETGASAISCDLTDGDAVTALIGEIGAAGPVHALVQVAGGARGTDRVEDGRIDDWQWMYDVNVLATQRLVAGFLPLLRRAAAVDGHADTVFVTSTAAQTAYPGGGGYNAAKAAESMLVKALRQELNGEPIRVVEVAPGMVHTEEFTLNRLGGDKAAAEAVYAGVDDPLTAADVADVIGYALNTPGHVNLDLITMRPVAQSAQHLLARGALRVRPEHED; encoded by the coding sequence ATGGTGACACGACGTGCAGTGGTGACAGGGGCGAGCTCGGGTATCGGCGAGGCGACGGTGCGCGACCTCCGCGATCGCGGATGGGACGTGGTGGCCGTCGCACGGCGCGCTGAGCGGCTCCAGGCTCTGGCTGAGGAGACCGGCGCATCGGCGATCTCCTGCGACCTCACCGACGGCGATGCCGTCACCGCACTCATCGGCGAGATCGGGGCCGCGGGCCCCGTGCACGCGCTCGTGCAGGTCGCCGGCGGTGCACGCGGCACCGACCGGGTCGAGGACGGCCGCATCGACGACTGGCAGTGGATGTACGACGTCAACGTCCTGGCGACCCAGCGCCTGGTCGCCGGGTTCCTCCCATTGCTGCGCAGGGCCGCTGCGGTCGACGGGCACGCCGACACGGTCTTCGTCACCTCGACGGCGGCGCAGACCGCCTACCCCGGCGGTGGCGGGTACAACGCGGCGAAGGCGGCGGAGTCGATGCTCGTCAAGGCTCTGCGGCAGGAGCTCAACGGTGAGCCGATCCGCGTCGTCGAGGTCGCGCCCGGCATGGTGCACACCGAGGAATTCACGCTGAACCGGCTCGGCGGCGACAAGGCAGCGGCCGAGGCCGTCTACGCCGGGGTGGACGACCCCCTGACCGCCGCGGATGTCGCCGACGTGATCGGCTACGCGCTGAACACGCCCGGTCACGTAAACCTCGACCTCATCACGATGCGCCCCGTCGCGCAGTCGGCGCAGCACCTGCTCGCGCGCGGCGCACTGCGGGTGCGACCCGAGCACGAGGACTGA
- the metX gene encoding homoserine O-acetyltransferase MetX produces the protein MDWQSTSEDTVPSARVTEDDARLLRARPPVTGAWRDGDPAGERRFAAFGAFRTESGQELPSIRIAYETWGELNDARDNAVLVLHALTGDSHVRGDAGPGHPTAGWWEDVVGPGAALDTDRWFVIAPNMLGGCQGSTGPASIAPDGYEWASRFPYLTVRDQVAAQVQLADALGIQRWAAVVGGSMGGMHALEWAIAHPARVERLAVLSAPPVNTADQIALNSVQLEAIRIDPRFQGGEYYDQSVGEGPHRGLALARRMALLNYRSPIELNQRFQRSWQSDVSPLGRGGRFAVESYLDFHGNKFTRRFDANSYLTLVEAMNSHDVGRGRGGVESALREVTATTLVLGIDTDRLFPVDGQHRIARSIPHTIDGNEAVVIASDFGHDGFLIETDAVNLHLRRLLSA, from the coding sequence ATGGACTGGCAGAGCACCTCGGAGGACACCGTGCCGTCGGCGCGCGTGACGGAGGACGATGCCCGTCTGCTGCGCGCTCGACCCCCCGTCACCGGAGCGTGGCGCGACGGCGACCCGGCCGGAGAGCGCCGCTTCGCGGCTTTCGGCGCCTTCCGCACTGAAAGCGGACAGGAGCTGCCGAGCATCCGGATCGCGTACGAGACGTGGGGCGAGCTGAACGACGCCCGCGACAACGCCGTCCTCGTGCTGCACGCGCTCACCGGCGACAGTCACGTGCGCGGCGATGCGGGTCCCGGCCATCCGACGGCCGGATGGTGGGAGGACGTCGTCGGGCCGGGAGCCGCGCTCGACACCGATCGCTGGTTCGTCATCGCCCCGAACATGCTCGGCGGATGCCAGGGCTCCACCGGCCCCGCCAGCATCGCTCCCGACGGCTACGAGTGGGCGTCCCGGTTCCCGTACCTCACGGTGCGCGACCAGGTCGCCGCGCAGGTGCAGCTCGCCGACGCCCTCGGCATCCAGCGGTGGGCCGCCGTCGTCGGCGGTTCCATGGGCGGCATGCACGCCCTGGAGTGGGCCATCGCCCATCCCGCCCGCGTCGAGCGTCTCGCGGTGCTGTCGGCGCCTCCCGTGAACACCGCCGACCAGATCGCCCTGAACTCCGTGCAGCTCGAGGCCATCCGCATCGACCCCCGCTTCCAGGGCGGCGAGTACTACGACCAGAGCGTCGGCGAAGGCCCCCACCGCGGTCTCGCGCTCGCGCGCCGCATGGCGCTGCTGAACTACCGCAGTCCGATCGAGCTCAACCAGCGCTTCCAGCGGTCCTGGCAGTCCGACGTCTCGCCCCTCGGTCGGGGCGGGCGCTTCGCCGTCGAGTCCTATCTCGACTTCCACGGCAACAAGTTCACGCGCCGGTTCGACGCGAACAGCTACCTGACCCTCGTCGAGGCGATGAACTCCCACGACGTCGGTCGGGGGCGCGGCGGGGTCGAGAGCGCCCTTCGCGAGGTGACCGCCACGACGCTCGTGCTGGGCATCGACACCGACAGGCTGTTCCCCGTCGACGGGCAGCATCGGATCGCGCGCAGCATCCCGCACACGATCGACGGGAACGAAGCGGTCGTGATCGCGAGCGACTTCGGCCACGACGGATTCCTCATCGAGACGGATGCGGTGAACCTGCACCTGCGGCGGCTTCTCAGCGCGTGA
- a CDS encoding MFS transporter — MMALLSLAIGSFGIGMTEFVIMGLLPDIARDLLPSLWSASPEEAIGQTGILISLYALGVVIGAPTIAGLVARFPRHRVMIGLAIALTVFNALTVLMPTFELVGMSRFLAGLPHGAYFGIGALVAADVLGPGRRAQGVAFILTGLTIANVVGVPVGTFLGQQWGWRVAFLIVAIVFAVAAASIALFVPAHPGEPGRTLRSELGVFRIGQVWLTLGIGAIGFGGFFAVYSYVAPLVTDVAGAPAWAVPLVLIAVGVGMTVGNLLGGYLADRDLRLTMLIGMTGLAAVLALLALLSFQIVLLGALAFAVGLVSSVLSPAIQTRLMDVAGDNQSIAAAMNHSALNIGNSLGAFLGGAVIALGWGFTAPAWVGAILAVIGLGITAVALRADRGGAEGDRAGHPGNERVGVA; from the coding sequence ATGATGGCGCTCCTCTCCCTCGCCATCGGCTCCTTCGGCATCGGCATGACCGAGTTCGTCATCATGGGGCTGCTTCCTGACATCGCCAGAGACCTGCTGCCCTCCCTGTGGTCGGCGTCTCCCGAAGAGGCGATCGGTCAGACCGGCATCCTCATCTCGCTGTATGCGCTGGGCGTCGTCATCGGTGCGCCGACGATCGCGGGTCTCGTGGCGCGCTTCCCGCGTCATCGCGTCATGATCGGCCTCGCGATCGCGCTCACCGTGTTCAACGCGCTCACCGTGCTCATGCCGACGTTCGAGCTCGTCGGCATGTCCCGGTTCCTCGCCGGCCTCCCGCACGGTGCGTACTTCGGCATCGGAGCGCTCGTGGCCGCAGACGTGCTCGGGCCGGGAAGACGGGCCCAGGGCGTCGCCTTCATCCTCACCGGGCTCACGATCGCGAACGTCGTCGGCGTCCCCGTCGGGACGTTCCTCGGGCAGCAGTGGGGGTGGCGGGTCGCGTTCCTCATCGTCGCGATCGTGTTCGCGGTCGCCGCGGCCAGCATCGCGCTGTTCGTCCCTGCGCACCCGGGGGAGCCGGGGCGGACCCTGCGCTCCGAGCTCGGCGTGTTCCGCATCGGTCAGGTCTGGCTCACGCTCGGGATCGGCGCCATCGGATTCGGCGGATTCTTCGCCGTGTACAGCTACGTGGCGCCGTTGGTCACCGATGTCGCAGGGGCCCCGGCGTGGGCTGTTCCCCTCGTCCTCATCGCCGTCGGCGTCGGCATGACCGTCGGCAATCTGCTCGGCGGCTACCTGGCCGACCGCGATCTGCGCCTCACCATGCTGATCGGCATGACGGGGCTCGCCGCCGTCCTCGCTCTGCTCGCCCTGCTGTCCTTCCAGATCGTGCTGCTCGGGGCGCTCGCGTTCGCGGTCGGACTCGTCTCCTCGGTGCTGAGCCCCGCCATCCAGACGCGTCTCATGGACGTCGCGGGCGACAACCAGTCGATCGCGGCGGCGATGAACCACTCCGCCCTCAACATCGGCAACAGTCTCGGTGCATTCCTCGGCGGCGCGGTGATCGCGCTCGGCTGGGGGTTCACCGCTCCGGCGTGGGTGGGCGCGATCCTCGCCGTCATCGGCCTCGGCATCACCGCAGTCGCCCTCCGCGCCGACCGCGGGGGCGCGGAGGGAGACCGAGCGGGCCACCCCGGAAACGAGCGCGTCGGCGTGGCCTAG
- a CDS encoding ABC transporter ATP-binding protein, whose amino-acid sequence MSLIEARGLGRDFPVPRRTMFERARTQTALQPTDLDIDAGESIGIIGESGSGKSTLIRLLLGLDRPTSGSVRIDGRDVDPTASARSLHWLRRATGLVFQDPYASLDPRMSAGQIIAEPLRALGIDGDRRARVREVLAQVGLDPEMADRYPHEFSGGQRQRVAIARAIVHRPRILVGDEPLSALDVTVRAQILGVLTDLLETEDLTLVLVSHDIGVVQNLCDTVAVMKDGAIVERGSTKDVLLRPQQDYTRRLLAAIPVIPAGDADAPA is encoded by the coding sequence ATGAGTCTCATCGAGGCGCGTGGACTCGGCCGCGACTTCCCCGTACCGAGGCGCACGATGTTCGAGCGCGCGCGAACCCAGACGGCGCTGCAGCCGACGGACCTCGACATCGACGCGGGTGAATCGATCGGGATCATCGGGGAATCCGGTTCCGGCAAGTCGACGCTCATCCGCCTGCTCCTCGGCCTCGACCGTCCGACCTCCGGCTCGGTGCGCATCGATGGGCGCGACGTGGACCCGACGGCGTCCGCACGGTCACTGCACTGGCTGCGCCGCGCGACCGGTCTCGTTTTCCAGGACCCCTACGCATCTCTCGATCCCCGCATGAGTGCGGGCCAGATCATCGCCGAGCCGCTGCGGGCGCTGGGGATCGACGGCGATCGGCGGGCACGCGTGCGCGAGGTGCTCGCCCAGGTCGGACTCGATCCCGAGATGGCCGACCGCTACCCGCACGAGTTCTCCGGAGGCCAGCGCCAGCGCGTCGCCATCGCGCGGGCGATCGTGCACCGCCCGCGCATCCTCGTCGGCGACGAGCCCCTCTCCGCACTCGATGTCACCGTGCGCGCGCAGATCCTCGGTGTCCTGACGGACCTCCTCGAGACGGAGGATCTCACCCTCGTCCTCGTCTCGCACGACATCGGCGTCGTCCAGAACCTCTGCGACACCGTGGCGGTCATGAAGGACGGTGCGATCGTCGAGCGCGGCAGCACCAAGGATGTGCTGCTGCGACCGCAGCAGGACTACACGCGGCGTCTGCTCGCGGCGATTCCCGTCATCCCCGCCGGCGACGCCGACGCACCGGCGTGA
- a CDS encoding ABC transporter ATP-binding protein → MSLVVKDLVVEIDGRRVVDGISFEVPDGGRLGLIGESGSGKSLTALAVLGLLPDGASATGSIRWDDTELIGMPDRELARFRGDDIGIVFQEPRTALNPIRTVGRQIAESIRIHTGVGAREARRRAVEEAARVRLPDPETIVDKYPHQLSGGQRQRVAIAMALACRPRLLIADEPTTALDVTIQAEILTLLLSLTEEQGMSLMFITHDLAVLAQVATHGVVLENGSVVESAPVQTLLRAPASPITQGLLRDATATLWRPDGGDA, encoded by the coding sequence ATGAGCCTCGTCGTGAAGGATCTCGTCGTCGAGATCGACGGCCGCCGCGTCGTCGACGGCATCTCCTTCGAGGTGCCGGACGGAGGCCGCCTCGGTCTGATCGGCGAATCGGGATCGGGCAAATCCCTCACCGCGCTCGCCGTGCTCGGGCTCCTCCCCGACGGCGCGTCGGCCACCGGCAGCATCCGCTGGGACGACACGGAGCTGATCGGGATGCCGGACCGGGAGCTCGCCCGCTTCCGCGGCGACGACATCGGCATCGTCTTCCAGGAGCCGAGGACGGCGTTGAACCCGATCCGCACCGTCGGCCGTCAGATCGCAGAGTCCATCCGCATCCACACCGGCGTCGGCGCGCGTGAAGCGCGCAGGCGCGCTGTCGAGGAGGCCGCTCGCGTACGCCTGCCCGACCCGGAGACGATCGTGGACAAGTACCCCCACCAACTCTCCGGCGGTCAGCGCCAGCGCGTCGCGATCGCGATGGCGCTCGCCTGCCGGCCACGGCTGCTCATCGCCGACGAGCCCACGACCGCGCTCGATGTGACCATCCAGGCGGAGATCCTCACCCTGCTGCTGTCCCTGACGGAAGAACAGGGGATGTCGTTGATGTTCATCACGCACGACCTCGCCGTGCTCGCCCAGGTCGCCACGCACGGCGTCGTGCTCGAGAACGGATCGGTGGTCGAGTCGGCGCCGGTGCAGACCCTGCTGCGAGCGCCGGCGTCGCCGATCACCCAGGGGCTGCTCCGCGACGCCACCGCGACCCTGTGGCGGCCGGACGGCGGTGACGCATGA
- a CDS encoding NUDIX domain-containing protein — protein MDQTMLVGGTIVLLRARDSGLETLLIRRPDRGSFPGAWVFPGGVVEEIDVVEGESEHDTAARAAARECAEEVGLRPAGLHTISCWVPPIEAPKRVRTWFFLAETEDDTLRPAADEVLDAVWLSPSAALAGHAKGEMLLFPPTWVTLDALVPHESFAHAVAATPVPDLYATHLIGDGVFAWGGDAAHPEGGAGHHRLETASLPWTYRRDPVTR, from the coding sequence ATGGATCAGACGATGCTCGTCGGAGGAACCATCGTCCTGCTTCGGGCGAGGGACTCGGGACTCGAGACCCTGCTGATCCGCAGACCCGATCGGGGATCGTTCCCCGGCGCCTGGGTGTTCCCCGGCGGTGTGGTCGAAGAGATCGACGTCGTCGAGGGGGAATCCGAGCACGACACGGCGGCCAGAGCGGCCGCCAGGGAGTGCGCGGAGGAGGTCGGCCTGCGTCCGGCGGGTCTGCACACGATCTCGTGCTGGGTGCCTCCGATCGAGGCGCCCAAGCGCGTGCGCACGTGGTTCTTCCTCGCCGAGACGGAGGACGACACGCTCCGGCCGGCCGCCGATGAAGTTCTGGACGCGGTCTGGCTCTCGCCGTCCGCCGCCCTCGCCGGGCACGCGAAGGGCGAGATGCTGCTCTTCCCGCCGACGTGGGTGACCCTCGACGCACTCGTACCGCATGAATCCTTCGCGCACGCCGTGGCGGCGACGCCCGTGCCCGACCTGTACGCCACGCACCTCATCGGCGACGGCGTGTTCGCCTGGGGCGGGGATGCCGCGCATCCCGAGGGCGGAGCGGGACACCACCGACTCGAGACCGCCTCCCTGCCGTGGACCTACCGCCGGGATCCCGTCACGCGCTGA